A genomic region of Desulfosarcina ovata subsp. ovata contains the following coding sequences:
- a CDS encoding transposase: MARANRHFVPGYIWHLTHRCHKREFLLKFSRDRNRWIDLLFKAKKRYQLSILNFIVTSNHIHLIVSDSTQADAIPRTIQFVAGRLGQEYNRRKNRKGALWEDRYHATAIESGKHLWRCMVYIDLNMVRAGVVSHPSE; encoded by the coding sequence ATGGCACGCGCCAACAGACATTTTGTCCCCGGATATATCTGGCATTTGACTCATCGATGCCATAAGCGGGAGTTTTTGTTAAAATTCTCCAGAGACCGGAATCGCTGGATTGATCTTCTATTTAAAGCCAAAAAGCGGTATCAACTTTCCATTTTAAATTTCATCGTCACCAGCAACCACATCCACCTTATCGTTTCCGATTCAACCCAAGCCGACGCCATTCCCCGAACGATTCAATTCGTTGCTGGCAGGCTTGGCCAGGAATACAATCGCCGCAAGAATCGTAAAGGCGCACTTTGGGAAGACCGTTATCATGCCACTGCGATAGAATCTGGTAAGCATCTGTGGCGGTGCATGGTTTATATCGATTTGAATATGGTCAGAGCTGGTGTTGTGTCCCACCCCTCAGAATAG
- a CDS encoding NIPSNAP family protein translates to MITCYLRYEIDPYKIDQFEEYAKMWIPLVNKFEGTHHGYWLPYEGANNIAIALFSFQSLKAYEEYRMKIAQDGDCQKAFKFKEETRCIKSIERSFMKPLLE, encoded by the coding sequence ATGATTACATGCTACCTGCGATATGAGATTGATCCATATAAAATTGATCAATTTGAAGAATACGCCAAAATGTGGATTCCATTAGTAAACAAGTTTGAAGGCACTCATCATGGATACTGGCTTCCATATGAAGGAGCCAACAATATTGCAATAGCTTTGTTCAGCTTTCAAAGCTTGAAAGCATATGAAGAGTATAGAATGAAAATAGCTCAGGATGGAGATTGCCAAAAAGCATTTAAGTTTAAAGAGGAAACACGTTGCATTAAAAGCATTGAGCGAAGCTTTATGAAACCATTGCTCGAATAA
- a CDS encoding flavodoxin family protein — MKVPVGRKVSNGFLSGVPTTRIFEKTTMPESLIIDLSHTKPENKVLGFSGSPRKNGNSDILLKTIISGVKQLSIPATTWNLTDVQFKGCIGCEQCRKTKICTGLIDGMTSLYPKLYSSKGLVLVSPTHNYNITSWMKAFIDRLYCFYTFENNRPRSWSSQLGNQNRKAVVAAICEQESVEDMGFTLEAMKAPLKALGYEIIGELSVFRIFDKAKVKNDERAMDDAYKLGQKLANELK; from the coding sequence GTGAAAGTCCCTGTCGGGAGGAAAGTTAGTAATGGCTTTCTGTCCGGCGTTCCTACCACGAGAATTTTTGAAAAAACAACCATGCCAGAATCATTAATAATTGATTTGTCACATACCAAACCTGAAAATAAAGTTCTTGGATTTAGCGGTAGCCCAAGGAAAAATGGCAATTCAGATATATTGTTAAAAACCATCATTTCAGGAGTTAAACAACTTAGTATTCCTGCAACAACATGGAACTTAACTGATGTACAATTCAAGGGGTGTATTGGGTGCGAACAGTGCAGAAAAACAAAAATATGCACAGGATTAATTGACGGCATGACATCACTATACCCAAAACTGTATTCATCAAAAGGTTTGGTATTGGTATCTCCAACCCACAATTACAATATCACATCTTGGATGAAAGCGTTCATTGATCGTCTTTATTGCTTTTATACATTTGAGAACAATAGGCCGCGAAGTTGGTCCAGCCAACTTGGAAATCAAAATAGAAAGGCCGTTGTTGCAGCAATATGCGAGCAAGAATCTGTTGAGGATATGGGCTTTACGTTGGAGGCAATGAAAGCCCCACTTAAAGCTCTTGGCTATGAAATAATTGGTGAACTGTCCGTTTTTAGAATTTTTGATAAAGCGAAGGTAAAAAATGATGAAAGAGCTATGGACGATGCTTATAAACTTGGACAAAAGCTCGCCAACGAACTGAAATAA
- a CDS encoding CopG family ribbon-helix-helix protein, whose amino-acid sequence MAASKIAITIDDNTLKRLDILVKSKFFPNRSKAIQEAVAEKLMRLEKSRLAQECAKLDPEFEQSLAEEGFSSELEEWPEY is encoded by the coding sequence ATGGCAGCATCTAAAATTGCAATTACAATCGACGACAACACACTTAAACGTTTAGATATTCTCGTCAAATCAAAATTTTTTCCAAACCGCAGCAAAGCTATTCAGGAGGCTGTTGCTGAAAAATTAATGCGCCTTGAGAAAAGCCGTCTTGCCCAGGAGTGCGCTAAGCTAGATCCAGAATTCGAACAATCCTTAGCGGAGGAGGGCTTCTCATCGGAGTTGGAAGAATGGCCAGAATATTAA
- a CDS encoding type II toxin-antitoxin system PemK/MazF family toxin yields the protein MARILRGDIYWADLNPVIGSEQGGLRPVLILSHNVFNDRSGTVIAVAITSQPQKAGYPLTMELSDTKLPKRSWVKISQIRILSTKRIRKKIAKASDEELALIIDGLNEIIGG from the coding sequence ATGGCCAGAATATTAAGGGGTGATATATACTGGGCGGATTTGAATCCAGTAATTGGTAGTGAACAGGGCGGATTACGCCCTGTTCTTATTTTAAGCCACAATGTTTTCAACGACAGATCTGGTACTGTCATTGCTGTGGCGATCACCAGCCAGCCACAAAAGGCTGGCTATCCGTTGACCATGGAACTATCGGATACCAAACTCCCCAAAAGGTCTTGGGTAAAGATCAGCCAGATTCGAATTCTTTCTACGAAACGGATACGCAAAAAAATAGCAAAAGCATCTGACGAAGAATTAGCTCTTATCATTGACGGTTTGAATGAAATAATTGGCGGTTAA